ATGTGATAAGATGGTGAAATTAGTTGTCACTTGTACTCTTACCGCACCCAAAGAAATAAAAAGGAGGTTGTTCCTTTGTCCCAAAATTATTGTTTAAAGATATATAGAAAATTCGATAAGcaatttacataaataatagAACTAGACCATTACATGTGATGGAAAAACCCTGGTGTTGCAAGGTTTCTATTTAGTCAATACTTTTACTTTATGCTTTTTCAAGCATCTACCAAATTTTATTGTCTTGCTTGATATTATAACTTTGTTGCAGGTTCAGCTGCATCCCTCTGTTGGCAAAGGAACTTTTGTAGATAACTCAAACATGCAGAGATTTCAGCATTCGAGCTGCTGTTAAAATTGATGTGCAGAGCTAATAACATAGTTGTGTTGAATGATGCTAGAAAGTTACTGTTGGCTTTGAGGAAGGAATAACGATGGAAATTGGAACAAGTAAATGAATCACCTGTTTGATAATTAGGTATTTCAGAAGTTTTAATAGAACTGGACTTGAAATTCCTACATTAGTAAAATGCCGTTGCTATGAAGTTTTCTACTTTGTATGTTTAAACTAAAGATGTAATGATAAAGTGAATATAGAGACTCTCTTCAGCTATCGTTGTGTATGTTCCGGTAATCAAGCAAACCCTTTTCAGCCTTTGATAATTTACATTCCCACCAATTTTCCGCATACAATAATTAAACTTTGTTTaagattatatgttttattaaataGACAGTTACGAGAGGTGTTGAAGACAGATTTGCACCATATCTTACTTTATTAGTGGcaacaattttaaataaatttgtgcCAACGAAGGGAAACAGTTTTAATTTCTCGATAAAAAGGTTGTATGAGAATTTCCCAAAATTTATCTTCTCAACTATATCATGGCTCACAGATGAAGAGGCTATTTCAACATTAGAAACGCTTGTTTAGTATTTGTAGCACTCATGTTTTGATAACTTttgaaaaatagataaaaaatgTAACCTCGTGCCACTTTGGGAGTCCAACTGTCCAAGAATGCAATCCCTGTCTCTGTTCTGAAATTCAAAACTAGTCTTTGGAATACGGATTTTTTCAGTGTGAACAGAGCACAAACTAACAACTTCTTGGGTAGAGGGCGGATTTGTAGGGTAGATGGTGATTTTTATTGGGTATAATATCATTAATGATGGTTGTTCTGTCTACACAGGTTATTCTGAGATTCTGCAAATCCTCCTCGTTCATCTCATCTCAAAACTAATTTCTGAATTCATCCTGAACGAGTGTCACCAACCCTGACACAACTTGAATTTTACAAGTGCAGCAGAAACAAGTGAAATGTAACAAGTGCAGAAGGAAGCTACACGTAACACAAATGATTGTGAATAAGAAATTTTAGTGGCAATTTAGTTGGCAGACAACGAGAAGTGAAAACTTCTTTTCAGTTGCTATCAGGCCCGGACTCTGGAACTCTTAGCATCCATTTTTGAAAACCAGCTATTCACATGAGCATTCTTTTTGACTAATACCAATGAATACAAACAAGATGACGCATTACAATTTTACGGAGTGATAGATCATAACATAAATATAGATTAAAAaaatgacttcttgcttaaagtaaagaagtggattagaaataagaagtaaataagttaataaagtgtttggaaaagaagtagaaggtctgagagaaaagctagcattctaaaagtgcttctacttgtTTATACAaatgggtcaagaaaagcagaactagaagcagcttctgcttctcttaaaCAAACGGGTGCATAACACACATTACTTATTTCTGCAACAAGTAGTAGAAGCTATTAGTAATCATGGATATAACATCATTTTCCTCCTTGTTAGTATGTAGCCTTATAATCATATCTGCCCTCGTAGCTACTATCATCCTAACCACGAAAATCGCAGTAAAAGGGCACAAAAATCTCCCTCCTGGAAGCTACGGATGGCCATTTGTGGGAGAAACACTAGCTCTTCTTCAAGCGGGCTGGAATGGAACTCCAGAGAAGTTCATAAGGGAGAGGGTTGAGAAACATGGCGACGTATTCAAGACATGTTTGCTTGGAGACTCGATAGTGGTGTTCTCAGGGGTGGCTGGAAACAAGTTCTTGTTTGGGAATGAGGGCAAGACGGTGGCGCTGTGGTGGCCTAAATCAGTAAAcaagttgtttgaaaactgCTTGATTACGAGCAGCGGGGAAGAAGCCAAGTGGACGAGGAAAATGCTGCACTCGTTTCTGTCTCCAGACGCTTTCTCTAGACTATATATCAATATCATGGATCAAGTTACTCAGAAGCACATCTCAACTCATTGGCAAGGTAACTCTTACATCCCTACTGTATGCTATTAAATCGTCGTTTCAAGAGAGAATTTTGAGTCCTTTGGTCATAGTGTCGGTCCTCTTCAGAAACCAGATCTTATTAAGTAACATGTTAAGTGAAGAATTACAGGACACCTGACTTTAGCTTTTAAGCTACAGCATAATGTAGTTTTTGCTAGATATTAATGGTGGGATACATAAGTTTTAACATCTAGCCTCTAGGTGCATTATTTGGGTGGTAAAAAGAAGTTGAAAGCAGTCAAGTgacagaaacatgatcattgtATTCTGTGGATTGAAATTGAAGGGTTAGAAGATAAAATGATAAGATGATAAGACTTGGTGTAACACAATTCGAGGTAAcatgtcgtgttcgtgtcagcaatcgggttgatttcgggtcaagctaaaatcacttaaaattgaataaaactaaaaattaaaaattttagaaatgaaattctaatttctggtcatttcgggtccatttcgaGTCAATCAGGTGATTTTCGAGTCACGTTTGggttttctctcagtaaatcggATTGCGATTGGGTCGGTTTCGGGTTGTGTCTGATATTGCCCCCTCGGTACACATCCACTAAATCCTCATGGAACTTAGAGGTCTACATTCTTTCATGTTGGAGTCTTATCACACCACCATAATACTTTACAATCCACTCAAAATGCTGCCATCATTTTTTTTGCTGTCATACAACTGCTCCATCTAATTCACTTGcttcttccttttcttttcctttttgtcTTTACTTTCTACCTTAGTCTTTTGTGAAAGCAGTAATAGCCACTTTGACTtgctaaaaacaataaaacaaaaaataaaatataaaagtatcTTAAGGAATGTATGATGTTTACAGACGAAGATGTTCCTAACCAGACAATAATCTATGTTTACTGAATAATTTGTTAGCTAATAAAACGCTTCTGAACTCATTACACAACTGCTATCTGAAGGTAAACAAGAAGTGAAAGTCTATCACACCATCAAGTTCTATACGTTTGAGCTCGCTTGTCGTTTGTTCATGAGCCTTGAAGACCCGGACCATATCAAGAAACTAGCCTACCATTTCAATATATTCTTAAAAGGGATCATACAAATCCCTCTCAATGTGCCTGGCACACGATTTTATAATGCAATGAGGGCTGTTAATGCTATAAGAAAAGACCTTCATGTTATAACAAGACAGAGAAGAGTAGACTTGGAGCAGAAAACAGCTTCCCCTTCCCAAGACCTATTGTCTCATCTGCTAGTTTCTTCTGACGAACATGGGAGGTTTCTGACTGAAGCGGAGATTGTGAACAATATACTGACATTACTTTTTGCTGGACACGACACTTCCAGTGTGTCGATAACCTTAGTCATGAAGACTCTTGCAGAAAAGCCTCATGTCTACCAAAAGATTTATGATGGTCAGTGTCCAATTCTGCCTggttatatttgatttatatgaAATTTCTTGAACTGAAAGAACTAATACATTGTTTTATGATTCTGTCGATGGAATACTAGAACATATGGAGATAGCAGCAGCTAAAGGACATGCAGAGTTACTACAATGGGATGACATACAGAAGATGAAATACACGTGGAATGTTGTCAGTGAAGTTATGAGAATAACGCCACCTGTAATTGGAGCTTTTAGAGAGGCCTTGGTGGATTTTACTTACGCGGGATATACCATTCCCAAAGGATGGAAGGTAATTTAACTCGGTAACTTGCTGGTTTTCATGTCTATGTCCATTGAACAAACAGGTAACCAGTAAACTTCCATCAATTAATTCTTTTATGATGTTTTTATCTAACCAGTTATACTGGAGTACTGTTTCAACAAGTAAGGATGAGAGGTACTTTCCAGATCCCACAGAATTTGATGCTTCGCGATTTGATGGAGCAGGACCAACTCCATATTCCTATGTTCCATTCGGAGGGGGGCCTAGGATGTGCTTAGGAAAAGAGTTTGCTCGGATGGAAATACTCGTATTTTTGCACAATGTGGTAAAGAAGTTTAAGTGGGATTTACTGATTGCTGATGAGAAGATTGAATATGATCCTATGCCTACCCCAGTAAAAGGACTGCCTATATCCCTTCATCCTCACAATGTTTGAGTTTCACTCATATATTTCGGGTGTACTAGTTCGGATGTAGAATGACTGGCTCAACAGGCTTTCAGTAGAAGCAGACCACTGCAGCTAGGAGCCGTGGTTGCCTGATAAAGTTAGACTAGCAACTGCAAGGTGAATATAACTACAAGGCCTCCAACATGTTCACATGTATATAAAGATCTTTAAAAGACCTCTCTAAGATATATTACATTGATAAAGTTTTGTCTGTAGAAAGATTTTTCTACACTTGTGTGAtaatataatatctatattaaataaatttctgATGAAGTACACCATATGTAATTCAGAGACTTGTGTGATAATATAATATCTATCTTAAGTAAATTCCGGATTAAGTACACCATTTGTAATTCAGTGGCTTTCCGCCATTCCATTATGTTCAGGAATCAGGGTTGTATGGAGTTGTAAAATGAAAAATTCCACATGAGTTTAAATAGGGAATTAATTAGGAAGGAAACTCACCCCATTATCTGAGAAAATTGAAGTAATAGGAAGctgaaaatatttttccaatatGCTTTGAACTGTGAGTATATATATGACTTGTACATTGGATTTATGTTTTTTTGGGATAAATCCATATATACTTTCGTAAAATGATCAATAAACACGACATAGTATTTAAAATTATCAGTTGAAGGAATTGTCGGACACCATACATCAGTGTAGATCAATTCAAGTGATCGAGCATTTGACAAAGAAGAAACTCCGGATGGCAATTTTTTGCTGAAATTACATTGACATGCATTACAGTTGAATGAAGGTATAGAGGTGCTAGAGTATAGAAAAGTCCCTGATATGGGATTGTTACAACGTTAGCCTATAATTAAtcagaaatcggggattaatcggaaggattaattgAGTGAAAAtcgaatttattttaatattaaaatattatttaatatttagttattattatattagctatttagtaaccaatatatttactatattcataaactctataatcattcatatttaaagtaatataatattttaattttaataatttattatatatagttcgattaagaaatatatatagggattaatcagatttaaaaatCGAATCGGTAGCCGAcctgcaggggattaatcggttaaatcggggatttttagaacatggCCCTTCACAGAAGTTGTCAAATTTTTGTCTTTGTCCAGGTGCATAAGAAGGCAGGGTTATCGATTTGAATGTCCACCTCCACCATGTAAAGCTCGCTGAAACTGATTTCCATAGTTCCGATTGGATTGGATGATTCTCCATGTTAATTAGTAGTGTGACGATTTTGAGAAGGAATGGGTAAGGTAATATACCTTCTTGATCATGATTTGCCTCTTGGTTTTAAGACCTCTCTCCTGATCAAGTAGTTGTTCATGGAGGGCAGCAAAGGACATTGACACCTCACGTACTTATTGCATCTCGTATTGTTTTATACTATTTCATCTCCAAGACCCGCCAATGTTAGCAAAACTAGGTCATCAGATGTCCTACCACAATTGTATCTCACATCTCCTtcgcagttgcaacagttgaaACTAATTGATTGAATGGCTTCATCGCACCTTGTCTTACTTACTGATTGCAGACAACATAGGTAGGGTTCAGAATTATCTCCGGTAGGGTTCAGAATTATCTCCTTCATAACTGTGTCTGTGTGGGAGCAGACGAGCAGTTACACTACCATCAATATATCAAACTATGACAGACCAATTAATGAAGATAAAACTTGTTTGGTTGGAATAATGTCTGTGATCATGGTTGATATCAAAGGATAAGGATAAGATTATGGTGTGAATCAATAACATCTGTTTTCTATTGTTGCTGTCTTGCTGATGATAAAACTATTGCaatattaaaattgtgttgcatTTGAAATTCATAAAACCAACACCACAATGTCTGAGTTTCACTCATATATATTTGGTGTAGTACACCATTTGTAATTCAGTTTCACGCAGTATAATTTCTTATCTAAAAGAACTTTTACATATTGCCCTCATGCTTGAGAATTGAGATatagttagaacacaatatcatTACAAGTATAGAGTGAACTCTACTCCCAGTATAAATATagtataaatacaaatataacatTTGACTGCGTAAGAATTGAACTAAGTAAAATCACAGAAGAAAATTTTGAGCAAAAGCTTGCGGTGAACTCAAGTATCAACAAAACCGGATGATGCAGCTTTTGATTTCAAGATATAAAATAAAGCTGGGAACCAATATGTCCATCCATTTGTGAGCCCAGACAGAGAATAAACTATTGAAATGCTTTGTGACTCTATTTCTTACCAAATCCGAACAGAGATTTAATAGCATTGATGGCATTTTCATTGATAAATGATTCATCAAACCTTTTTAGAAGAGGATCAAAATCTTCTGATTTCCTCACGTTCTCTAGATCAGGGTCAGTTCGGATTCTCTGCCGTGTCAGTTTAGATAATGTTAAGATCGTTTTTAAACTAGGTAAATAGTCGAGAACAAGTTATAAAGATATTTACTTGCCTTGAAGTCTTCAAATCCTGATTTCAGGGCATCTTCAAGAGCAGATAGTCCAGCTTGTATCTTTCAATTTCAAATCAAAAGGAGATAAGTCATATATATTATGCTGATAAAAGTATTGAACATAAAGTAAATAGGTTAATGTAATGTATTATtgatcaatttatttttattaaattaaacctTATCACTCTTCCTTTTTTTTGTATGTTTCATTGACATGAAAGTTGGGCAATACCTGATTAAGTTTGGAGTAACAGCAAGCAACATTATAACTTGCTACTGAGGCTTCGTTATATTCTGGTTTTGATCCCAAAACTGACTCAAATTTCTCCAGTGCTTCTTCATATTTGCCAATCCTTCatcagtaataaagcaaaagtaATGTGTCAGCCATGTGGTTACTGTgtgtgtattttatattttttcacaaGTAAGAATAGAGAATTTATGTAGGAACGGTCATTTGACAAAGCAAGCCGGCTCACTTTTCTAATTACTTTCACATTGCTTAGTTTTGTTTGATGTGAAATCAGTGATAGGAAGAAAATTAAAGGGCGAATACATGTCTTGGATTTCCTTTAATGAGAAAGGGAAATAAAGAGAAAAATGAATAATATTGATTTGTATACTTATCAAGGAGCCAAAAATAGTCTAATATTATCTAGTATTTATTGCACTTTCTCCACAAAGTTGGTGAACAAAATTTAGGAAATAATGCTTCTAGAAAGTTACCGTTTGGCGTCACCATGACACAAAAGAAATTTAACAGAATATGCACGACTGATACAAATATAAGCAAGTCCCCAACCACACTTCAAGATGCAATTTGCTTTTTGTGTGCTATATGTTTACAGATGCCTTTCGTATTTGGCTATGAAGTATCCAAAAGTTCTTAACTAGCTACTCTTATTCTAGTACACTGAGTACTACATGAGACTACTACTACAAGCTAAGTAATGTTGTGCATTTGCTTAAATACAACTTCATAAAGTAAAGATCTTTAGTTTTAAAAGACAGGGAGTATCAATTAACATTCAAGGCCCTTATTATGTGTTAATTGTGTTACATAGTTCAAAATGGGAAAATaagagcttgaagaagaagGGCCTAAGTGCGAATCAACATAATTTTATTCGAGATTTGGTTATGTATTACTAAAGCAAAGAATTTtcacaagaaaaagaaaaagataaacTATACTTAGAATATAGCCAGTAACATTGGAAAGCATGTCAACAGGACAAAACCCAGGAAATAGATGG
This genomic window from Daucus carota subsp. sativus chromosome 7, DH1 v3.0, whole genome shotgun sequence contains:
- the LOC108196107 gene encoding beta-amyrin 28-monooxygenase-like, with amino-acid sequence MDITSFSSLLVCSLIIISALVATIILTTKIAVKGHKNLPPGSYGWPFVGETLALLQAGWNGTPEKFIRERVEKHGDVFKTCLLGDSIVVFSGVAGNKFLFGNEGKTVALWWPKSVNKLFENCLITSSGEEAKWTRKMLHSFLSPDAFSRLYINIMDQVTQKHISTHWQGKQEVKVYHTIKFYTFELACRLFMSLEDPDHIKKLAYHFNIFLKGIIQIPLNVPGTRFYNAMRAVNAIRKDLHVITRQRRVDLEQKTASPSQDLLSHLLVSSDEHGRFLTEAEIVNNILTLLFAGHDTSSVSITLVMKTLAEKPHVYQKIYDEHMEIAAAKGHAELLQWDDIQKMKYTWNVVSEVMRITPPVIGAFREALVDFTYAGYTIPKGWKLYWSTVSTSKDERYFPDPTEFDASRFDGAGPTPYSYVPFGGGPRMCLGKEFARMEILVFLHNVVKKFKWDLLIADEKIEYDPMPTPVKGLPISLHPHNV